In Calothrix sp. PCC 7507, one DNA window encodes the following:
- a CDS encoding DUF2103 domain-containing protein, with product MGKPTDGRLVWNHSTHISGLIPILERLCQQYGIQTVTPGVIGRVRGHCPKMQLRVSVPIRGGYKVIARQGKTVQEVFILTTLDQDQLLDAIAIAMKL from the coding sequence ATGGGCAAACCTACGGATGGTAGACTAGTCTGGAATCATTCAACCCACATCTCTGGCCTCATCCCAATTTTAGAACGTCTGTGTCAGCAGTATGGTATTCAAACTGTGACACCGGGAGTAATTGGAAGGGTTAGAGGTCATTGTCCTAAAATGCAACTGCGTGTATCTGTGCCCATTCGTGGGGGTTATAAAGTCATTGCCCGACAAGGTAAGACGGTGCAGGAGGTGTTTATCTTGACGACTTTGGATCAAGATCAACTGCTAGATGCGATCGCCATTGCCATGAAACTTTAA
- the clpS gene encoding ATP-dependent Clp protease adapter ClpS: MVTKLSADVYGMATAPTVAPERSNQVTRKPYPNYKVIVLNDDFNTFQHVADCLMKYIPAMTSDRAWDLTNQIHYEGQAIVWVGPQEPAELYHQQLRRAGLTMAPLEAA, from the coding sequence ATGGTTACCAAACTTTCAGCAGATGTTTATGGGATGGCCACAGCACCAACTGTAGCACCTGAACGGTCTAATCAAGTTACCCGCAAGCCTTATCCCAATTACAAAGTGATTGTTTTGAATGATGATTTTAATACATTTCAGCATGTGGCTGATTGTTTGATGAAGTATATTCCTGCAATGACAAGCGATCGCGCTTGGGATTTGACTAACCAGATACATTATGAAGGACAAGCGATCGTCTGGGTTGGTCCCCAAGAACCTGCGGAATTATATCATCAGCAATTGCGCCGGGCTGGTTTGACAATGGCTCCTCTGGAGGCAGCTTAA
- a CDS encoding TauD/TfdA family dioxygenase: MNIEIQPISERIGLKITSVDNANILKLDLESIINLFKSYGVLLFRGFATNTEIFKEFSNLLSTDFIDYAGGAFARRVINGDKTLLSVNDYQFEIKLHGEMYYQKTIPLMVWFFCAHPASEAGETTVCDGRQFFNEVSSSTKKLFSQKKLKFTISMSKEDWQRKYQTEDLSKLEEICRNNYTHLKVNADKSIIIEYICPAIIPSSCGKYQVFINSLLPTKQLNPKILNFDDDSEIPDDVIAELNEVAERITTNIVWQKGDILMIDNTRVLHGRRAFADEKRDIYIRLCAPAFSA, encoded by the coding sequence ATGAATATCGAAATCCAGCCGATCTCAGAAAGAATAGGTCTAAAAATTACTAGTGTGGATAATGCGAATATTTTAAAATTAGACTTGGAATCAATTATCAATCTGTTTAAATCTTATGGCGTCTTGCTTTTTAGAGGATTTGCCACAAATACTGAAATTTTCAAGGAATTTAGCAATTTATTAAGTACTGATTTTATCGATTACGCTGGGGGAGCCTTCGCTAGAAGAGTGATTAATGGAGACAAGACTCTATTAAGCGTCAACGATTATCAATTTGAAATTAAGTTGCATGGAGAAATGTACTATCAGAAGACTATCCCCCTGATGGTGTGGTTTTTCTGCGCTCATCCAGCATCCGAAGCTGGCGAAACAACAGTATGTGATGGCAGACAGTTTTTTAATGAAGTTAGTAGTTCTACTAAAAAGTTATTCAGCCAAAAAAAGCTAAAGTTCACTATTAGTATGTCTAAGGAAGATTGGCAGAGAAAATACCAAACTGAGGACTTGAGTAAACTAGAAGAGATATGTAGAAACAACTATACACATTTGAAAGTAAATGCCGATAAATCTATTATTATTGAGTATATTTGCCCTGCAATCATCCCTAGCAGTTGCGGAAAATATCAGGTATTTATTAATAGCCTCTTACCAACAAAACAATTAAATCCAAAAATTTTGAATTTTGATGATGATTCAGAAATTCCTGATGATGTGATTGCGGAACTTAATGAAGTTGCTGAGAGAATAACGACGAATATTGTGTGGCAGAAGGGCGATATTTTAATGATTGATAATACGAGGGTTCTTCATGGTAGAAGAGCCTTTGCTGATGAGAAAAGAGATATTTATATCAGGCTATGTGCCCCAGCTTTTTCAGCTTGA
- a CDS encoding SH3 domain-containing protein, whose translation MKNQTPKLIIGLAITCTSIMVNTGLANQVVLAKSQSPEKCNIFAYVIDKSSKGVNVRSGGSNKNSIIGAIPANETLNVIAVSRQWAKITNASAGFKNTGWVFLPMLGISSRGYGTNGVNIYTNTNQQSRKIGRVPPSERVKLLGCQGGWAKVEYKGVQGWLAKEDQCGAALTSCS comes from the coding sequence GTGAAAAATCAAACGCCAAAGTTAATTATAGGATTAGCTATTACCTGTACTAGCATCATGGTCAATACTGGTTTAGCTAATCAAGTTGTCTTAGCTAAATCCCAGAGTCCAGAAAAGTGCAATATTTTTGCCTACGTTATCGATAAAAGTTCCAAAGGTGTGAATGTGCGGAGTGGTGGAAGTAATAAGAACAGCATCATAGGCGCAATACCAGCGAATGAAACACTCAACGTGATTGCAGTTTCAAGACAATGGGCAAAAATTACTAATGCTAGTGCTGGGTTTAAAAATACTGGATGGGTTTTCTTGCCCATGTTAGGTATATCTTCGCGTGGGTACGGTACTAATGGCGTAAATATTTACACCAATACCAATCAACAAAGTCGCAAAATAGGACGAGTTCCTCCTAGTGAGAGAGTCAAATTATTAGGCTGTCAGGGAGGCTGGGCTAAGGTGGAATATAAAGGTGTTCAGGGTTGGCTAGCAAAAGAAGATCAATGTGGTGCTGCTCTAACTAGTTGCTCTTAG
- a CDS encoding choice-of-anchor K domain-containing protein yields the protein MRISLVFATTLSSCSIMTTAALGFSTQAQAATVSGESSATWVNPTLDNSNSDVNLIYTGVGTNTFTWGEPTTGTPNNQLVFTGNPFLANIGSWFQIGNLKYQNGTISAFTGVDNVTLNLDVRFDGQVAFSKVFPVLFSLENTPNNNPDLKDPSNADYVKLATYFANPNFTLAGNNYTLELGGFSQDSQTRISALEGEEISADIYARINDADVPPGVPPSAPLEAVPEPSTIISSLLVGIFLIYRQKFLKLKLNRHQNSGVKIREPK from the coding sequence ATGAGAATAAGTTTAGTTTTTGCTACTACTCTATCTAGTTGTTCGATTATGACCACCGCAGCACTTGGTTTTTCTACTCAAGCTCAAGCTGCTACTGTTTCGGGCGAATCTAGTGCTACATGGGTAAACCCCACTCTAGACAATAGTAATAGTGATGTAAATCTGATATATACAGGTGTAGGTACTAACACGTTCACCTGGGGTGAGCCTACAACGGGAACACCTAACAATCAACTTGTCTTTACGGGCAATCCCTTTTTAGCAAACATCGGTTCTTGGTTTCAGATAGGTAATTTAAAATACCAGAATGGGACAATCTCCGCCTTCACAGGGGTGGACAATGTCACCTTGAATCTTGATGTCCGCTTTGATGGTCAAGTTGCCTTCAGCAAAGTTTTTCCAGTCTTATTTTCCCTAGAAAATACACCTAATAATAACCCTGATCTAAAAGATCCTAGCAATGCAGATTATGTTAAATTGGCTACTTACTTTGCCAATCCTAATTTTACTCTAGCTGGGAACAATTACACATTGGAGTTAGGAGGCTTTAGTCAAGACAGTCAAACCAGAATCAGCGCTTTGGAAGGAGAAGAAATTTCCGCAGATATTTATGCAAGAATTAACGATGCTGATGTTCCACCTGGTGTTCCACCATCTGCACCACTAGAAGCTGTACCAGAACCTTCGACTATTATTAGTTCATTACTAGTAGGGATTTTCCTAATTTATCGCCAGAAATTCTTGAAGCTAAAACTAAATCGTCATCAGAATTCAGGAGTTAAAATACGGGAACCAAAATAG
- a CDS encoding ATP-binding sensor histidine kinase, producing the protein MIGTLFENIPGYSISEELYNGSRTQVYRGYRKVDQQPVVVKLLKNPYPSFNELLLFRNQYTIAKNLNSPLIVQNYSLEPCQNGYALVMEDFGGISLKEWGTRETQQSLEEFLVIAIALCNILDLLYHERIIHKDIKPSNILINPKTKQIKLIDFSIASLLPRETQTLVNPNVLEGTLAYISPEQTGRMNRGIDYRTDFYSLGVTFYELLTGELPFPSHDAMELLHCHLAKTALLITEINPQIPSVIAEIVSKLMAKNAEDRYQSALGLKYDLRNCLTQLRETGKIDSFKIASRDVCDRFIIPDKLYGREADISTLLEAFDRVSLGATEMMLVAGFSGIGKTAVVNEIHKPSVRQRGYFIKGKYDQFNRNIPFSAFVQAFRDLMAQLLTESDAQIEKWKNNILEAVGENGQVIIDVIPELEEIIGKQPPAIELSGNAAENRFNLLFQKFTQVFTSAEHPLVIFLDDLQWADSASLKLMQLLMADTGHFLLIGAYRDHEVHLGHPLILTLSEIQKKQATINTITLAPLNQAQVNKLVADTLKCSETLAWDLSLLIYQKTQGNPFFTIQFFKALHQDGFIEFDFKLGCWQFDIAQVTTQAVTDDVVVFMSLQLQKLPSSTQEILRLAACIGNQFDLDTLAIVCKQSVIDTAAALWKALQEGLILPTNEVYKLYQDSSLKNSELQKDDQKQITVTYKFLHDRVQQAAYSLIPHDQKQITHYQIGQLLLQQMSPDTREERIFELVNQLNYGTTLISQQNQRDELAELNLIACRKAKNSTAYQAAREYASTGLCLLGEQSWQRQYDMSLTFHELASEIASLCGEFELMERLIDSVITQAKSLLEKVNIYCIKIQSYVFQNEPAKALDIGQKLLQQFGVKFAESPTPVDIQQAIQEINELIGDREIANLFDLPVMADREVLAIIQIANALIPPAYNSGSILCPLLIALSVKLSIQYGNTIVSAFAYANYGFILCNFLQDVDTATEFAQLSLKLIAKFDAKAIKPEVLLVLGAFILHRKSHIKDILPLLQESYVIGLEVGSTKFAGYHARTFCNASFWCNQPLATLEQNARAYYNGLMQLNQVGLANHCRLSWQSALNLLGYGEHPCILSGEVVQETEVLPQIMSDNDLSELYVFHSYKLILCFLFGETEQAQNHAVECRNHLIAAQGLVYEPAFYFYDSLIALASLNLQLQHPSEVLQRVEENQTQLKNWAHYAPMNHQHKFDLVEAEKCRVSGQKIAASDLYDKAICGAKINDYVQEEALANELAAKFYLDWGKQRIAQEYMIEAYYAYARWGAKAKVADLETCYPQLLALILQQTHSPLSTDETILTLRSVSSTSSLSSKSSVSDTLDLTAILKASQTLSGEIELEKLLSSLLRIVIENSGADKCVLMLLRDGNLLIKGSITEGMQPVVLQRIPFEDSQDIPHKLIYKVKHNQQTAILVDAIADPILGNDPYIVRQQPKSILCSPILHQGKLMGILYLENSLTTGAFTSDRIEILNLICAQAAISLENARLYESSQEYAQKLEQALTDLQHAQLHIVQSEKMSALGNLVAGVAHEMNNPLGFISATLQQTKPNFADITEHLKLYQENLENPSNEIQDHAEEIDLDFLLEDLPKTIDAMVMACDRLKNISTSLRTFSRADKDYKVQFNLHEGIDSTILILKHRLKANQQHPAIEVMTNYGDLPLVHCFPGQLNQVFMNIIANAIDALEEKNIGKSFAEIQTHPNRITITTSIVDNIYVKISIADNGKGMSEEVQEKIFEHLFTTKSVGKGTGLGLAIARQIVEEKHGGKISVNSVLGEGTEFIISLPI; encoded by the coding sequence ATGATTGGCACTCTTTTTGAGAATATTCCCGGATATAGCATCAGCGAAGAACTCTATAATGGCTCCCGAACCCAAGTTTATCGAGGTTATCGAAAAGTTGATCAACAACCAGTAGTCGTTAAATTACTGAAAAATCCTTATCCCAGCTTTAACGAACTTTTGTTGTTTCGCAACCAGTACACAATTGCCAAAAATCTCAACTCCCCCCTGATAGTCCAAAACTACAGTCTAGAACCTTGCCAAAATGGTTATGCACTAGTTATGGAAGACTTTGGGGGGATTTCTCTGAAGGAGTGGGGAACTAGAGAAACCCAACAATCTCTAGAAGAGTTTTTAGTGATAGCGATCGCTCTGTGCAACATCTTAGATTTACTCTATCATGAGCGCATTATTCATAAAGATATCAAACCCAGCAATATCTTAATAAATCCCAAAACCAAACAAATTAAATTAATTGACTTTAGTATTGCATCGTTATTACCGCGAGAAACCCAAACCCTAGTTAATCCCAACGTATTAGAAGGAACACTTGCTTATATTTCTCCTGAACAAACAGGGAGAATGAATCGCGGGATTGATTATCGCACAGATTTTTATTCTTTAGGTGTAACTTTCTACGAATTACTCACAGGTGAGTTACCCTTCCCATCTCATGATGCGATGGAATTATTACATTGTCATCTAGCAAAAACAGCACTATTAATCACAGAAATTAATCCCCAAATTCCATCGGTAATTGCCGAAATTGTCAGCAAATTGATGGCGAAAAATGCCGAAGATAGATATCAAAGTGCCTTGGGATTGAAATATGATTTAAGGAATTGTTTAACTCAACTAAGAGAAACTGGGAAGATTGACAGCTTTAAAATTGCTAGTCGGGATGTGTGCGATCGCTTCATTATTCCTGATAAACTTTATGGCAGAGAAGCGGATATTTCCACTCTACTAGAAGCATTTGATAGAGTTAGCCTTGGTGCAACCGAAATGATGCTTGTTGCTGGTTTTTCTGGAATTGGGAAAACAGCAGTCGTCAATGAAATTCATAAACCAAGTGTCAGACAACGCGGCTATTTTATCAAAGGTAAATATGACCAATTTAATCGCAATATTCCCTTTTCTGCCTTTGTACAAGCGTTTCGTGATTTAATGGCACAACTATTGACAGAAAGTGACGCTCAAATAGAAAAATGGAAAAATAACATATTAGAAGCTGTCGGCGAAAATGGACAAGTTATTATTGATGTTATTCCTGAACTAGAAGAAATTATTGGTAAACAACCACCAGCAATTGAATTATCAGGAAATGCAGCCGAAAATCGATTTAACCTATTATTTCAAAAATTTACGCAAGTATTTACCAGTGCAGAACATCCCTTAGTAATATTTTTAGATGATTTGCAATGGGCAGATTCAGCATCACTAAAATTAATGCAGCTATTAATGGCTGATACAGGTCATTTTCTGCTCATTGGTGCATATCGTGATCACGAAGTCCATCTTGGACATCCATTGATATTGACTTTGAGTGAAATCCAAAAAAAACAAGCAACAATTAATACAATTACCTTAGCACCCCTCAATCAAGCACAAGTAAATAAATTAGTTGCTGACACCCTCAAATGTAGTGAAACTTTGGCATGGGATCTATCTTTATTAATTTATCAAAAAACCCAAGGTAATCCCTTTTTTACTATCCAGTTTTTTAAAGCATTACATCAAGATGGATTTATTGAATTTGATTTTAAATTAGGCTGTTGGCAATTTGATATTGCACAGGTAACGACTCAAGCAGTCACAGATGATGTTGTGGTATTTATGAGTTTGCAACTGCAAAAACTACCATCATCAACTCAAGAAATATTGCGGTTAGCAGCTTGTATTGGTAATCAATTCGATTTAGATACTTTGGCTATTGTTTGTAAGCAATCAGTCATTGACACTGCTGCTGCTTTGTGGAAAGCCTTACAAGAAGGACTGATTTTACCAACCAATGAGGTTTATAAACTTTATCAGGATTCTTCATTAAAAAATAGCGAACTACAGAAAGATGACCAAAAACAAATAACCGTTACATACAAATTTTTACACGATCGCGTGCAACAAGCTGCCTATTCCCTAATTCCCCATGACCAAAAACAGATAACTCACTACCAAATCGGACAACTGCTGCTGCAACAGATGTCTCCAGATACAAGAGAAGAGAGAATTTTTGAACTTGTCAATCAATTAAATTACGGAACTACGTTAATTAGCCAACAAAATCAACGAGATGAATTAGCAGAACTTAATTTAATTGCTTGTCGCAAAGCTAAAAACTCTACCGCCTATCAAGCTGCGAGAGAATATGCCTCAACAGGATTATGTTTATTAGGAGAACAATCTTGGCAACGGCAATATGATATGAGCTTGACATTCCATGAATTAGCATCGGAAATCGCTTCTTTATGCGGCGAATTTGAATTAATGGAGCGATTGATTGATAGCGTAATTACACAAGCCAAATCTTTGTTAGAAAAGGTCAATATTTATTGTATTAAAATTCAATCTTATGTTTTTCAGAATGAACCAGCCAAAGCCCTTGACATTGGACAGAAACTCCTACAACAGTTTGGTGTCAAGTTTGCCGAATCACCAACCCCAGTAGATATTCAGCAGGCAATTCAAGAAATTAACGAACTAATTGGAGATAGGGAAATTGCCAATTTATTTGATTTACCTGTAATGGCAGATCGGGAAGTCTTGGCAATTATCCAAATTGCCAATGCTCTCATCCCGCCAGCTTACAACTCCGGTTCTATTTTGTGTCCATTACTGATTGCGTTGTCAGTCAAATTATCGATTCAGTATGGGAATACAATTGTTTCTGCATTTGCTTATGCTAACTATGGCTTCATTCTCTGCAATTTTTTACAAGATGTAGATACAGCGACAGAATTTGCTCAATTATCACTAAAACTTATTGCCAAATTTGATGCTAAAGCTATTAAACCAGAAGTACTTTTAGTCTTGGGAGCTTTTATCCTGCATCGCAAATCTCACATCAAAGATATCCTCCCTCTGTTGCAAGAAAGTTATGTAATTGGTTTAGAAGTTGGCAGCACAAAGTTTGCAGGATATCATGCCCGTACCTTTTGTAATGCTTCTTTTTGGTGTAATCAACCTCTTGCTACCTTAGAACAGAATGCTCGTGCTTACTACAATGGGTTGATGCAACTCAATCAAGTGGGACTAGCTAATCACTGTCGGCTTTCTTGGCAGTCTGCACTAAATTTGCTTGGTTATGGGGAACATCCTTGTATTTTGTCTGGGGAAGTTGTACAAGAAACGGAAGTTCTGCCACAGATCATGTCTGATAATGATTTGAGTGAGTTGTATGTGTTCCATTCATATAAACTCATACTCTGCTTTTTGTTTGGAGAAACTGAACAAGCGCAAAATCATGCTGTTGAGTGCAGAAACCATTTAATTGCTGCTCAGGGACTAGTATATGAGCCGGCATTTTATTTCTACGATTCTTTGATTGCTTTAGCCAGTTTGAATTTGCAATTACAACATCCATCAGAGGTATTGCAACGGGTAGAGGAAAATCAAACTCAGCTAAAAAACTGGGCGCACTACGCACCGATGAATCACCAACATAAGTTTGATTTAGTAGAAGCAGAAAAATGTCGAGTGTCAGGACAAAAAATCGCCGCCAGTGACCTCTACGACAAGGCAATATGTGGAGCTAAAATCAACGATTACGTACAAGAAGAAGCCCTTGCTAACGAACTAGCGGCAAAATTCTATCTTGATTGGGGCAAACAACGCATTGCTCAGGAGTATATGATTGAAGCCTACTATGCTTATGCTCGTTGGGGAGCAAAAGCCAAAGTAGCCGACTTAGAAACTTGCTATCCCCAATTACTGGCTCTCATATTACAGCAAACCCATTCTCCTCTCTCCACTGACGAAACCATCCTTACTTTAAGGAGTGTCTCATCCACCAGTTCCCTCAGTTCTAAGAGCAGTGTCTCCGATACCCTAGATTTAACGGCTATCCTCAAAGCTTCTCAAACTCTCTCCGGTGAAATTGAACTCGAAAAACTTCTCTCATCATTGCTGAGAATCGTCATCGAAAATTCGGGGGCGGATAAATGCGTTTTAATGCTGTTGCGAGATGGAAATTTGCTCATTAAAGGGTCGATTACTGAAGGGATGCAGCCAGTCGTTTTGCAGCGCATTCCTTTTGAAGATAGCCAAGACATTCCCCACAAGCTGATTTACAAAGTCAAGCACAACCAACAGACTGCTATTTTAGTGGATGCAATAGCAGATCCCATCTTAGGAAACGACCCGTATATTGTTCGTCAGCAGCCTAAAAGTATCTTGTGCAGCCCAATTTTACATCAAGGCAAGTTGATGGGTATTTTATATCTAGAAAATAGTTTAACCACAGGGGCATTCACAAGCGATCGCATTGAAATACTCAATCTCATTTGCGCTCAAGCTGCTATTTCTCTAGAAAATGCCCGACTTTATGAATCTTCCCAGGAATATGCCCAAAAGTTAGAGCAAGCACTCACTGATTTGCAACATGCCCAATTGCATATAGTCCAAAGTGAAAAAATGTCTGCGTTGGGTAATTTAGTTGCAGGTGTCGCCCATGAAATGAATAATCCATTAGGCTTTATTTCTGCTACGCTTCAACAAACTAAACCCAATTTTGCCGATATCACAGAACATTTGAAACTCTATCAAGAAAACTTAGAAAATCCTAGTAATGAAATTCAAGACCATGCGGAGGAAATTGACTTAGATTTTTTGTTAGAGGACTTACCTAAAACAATCGATGCAATGGTCATGGCGTGCGACAGGTTGAAAAATATCAGCACTAGCTTGCGGACATTTTCGCGCGCTGACAAAGACTACAAAGTACAATTTAATCTCCATGAAGGCATTGATAGCACAATTTTAATTCTCAAACATCGCCTGAAAGCAAATCAACAACACCCAGCCATTGAAGTTATGACTAATTATGGTGATTTACCTTTAGTCCATTGTTTTCCTGGACAATTGAATCAGGTATTTATGAATATTATTGCTAATGCTATTGATGCGCTAGAAGAGAAAAATATTGGGAAGAGTTTTGCAGAGATTCAAACTCATCCTAACCGCATCACAATTACAACATCAATCGTAGATAATATATATGTGAAAATATCAATTGCTGATAACGGCAAAGGGATGAGTGAAGAAGTCCAAGAAAAAATATTTGAGCATTTATTTACTACTAAATCAGTAGGTAAAGGTACAGGTTTAGGATTAGCGATCGCCCGTCAAATTGTCGAAGAAAAACACGGCGGTAAAATCTCAGTTAATTCTGTTCTGGGCGAGGGGACAGAGTTTATAATTTCTCTTCCCATATAG
- the murF gene encoding UDP-N-acetylmuramoyl-tripeptide--D-alanyl-D-alanine ligase, which produces MPCSATLTQLVEVLLAKPTNLSEVALAKISSGLQTDSRIIKPGEVFVALRGENFDGHEFVARAIAQGALAAIVDCAYENPGLPTLQVNNTLEAYQKIGRWWRDRFHIPVIGVTGSVGKTTTKELIAAVLATKGRVHKTYGNYNNEIGVPKTLLELDTEHDYAVIEMAMRGRGQIAELTQITQPTIGLITNVGTAHIELLGSEEAIAEAKCELLAEMPKDSIAILNHDNPLLMSTAMKVWAGEVITYGLSGGDIQGRLVDNETVEVAGIRLPLPLPGRHNAVNFLATLAVARVVGIDWSSLQAGVTVNMPTGRSQRFVLSNDVVILDETYNAAPEAMLAALQLLADTPGKRKIAVLGAMKELGERSPQLHQRVGETVRNLQLDGLLILVDGQDAEAIAKSAEGIPSECFATHAELVTRLKTFVQAGDRLLFKAAHSVGLDRVVNQFRAEFSG; this is translated from the coding sequence ATGCCTTGTTCTGCTACCCTAACCCAACTGGTTGAAGTTCTTTTAGCCAAGCCTACAAACCTATCTGAGGTTGCTTTAGCAAAAATCAGCAGTGGTTTACAAACCGATAGCCGCATTATCAAGCCGGGTGAGGTGTTTGTGGCTTTACGGGGTGAAAATTTTGATGGGCATGAATTTGTAGCGAGAGCGATCGCTCAGGGTGCATTAGCAGCAATTGTTGATTGTGCTTACGAAAACCCTGGATTGCCGACGTTGCAAGTCAACAACACCCTAGAAGCATATCAGAAAATTGGTAGATGGTGGCGCGATCGCTTTCATATTCCAGTAATTGGTGTGACGGGTTCTGTAGGTAAAACCACAACGAAGGAATTAATTGCTGCAGTTTTGGCAACCAAGGGCAGAGTTCATAAGACTTATGGGAATTACAATAACGAAATTGGTGTTCCGAAAACCCTCCTAGAACTCGATACAGAACATGACTATGCAGTAATTGAAATGGCGATGCGGGGTAGGGGACAAATTGCTGAACTGACGCAAATAACCCAGCCGACAATTGGCTTGATTACTAATGTCGGGACAGCGCATATTGAGTTACTCGGTTCCGAAGAAGCGATCGCTGAGGCAAAATGTGAGTTATTAGCCGAAATGCCCAAAGATAGTATCGCTATTCTCAACCATGACAATCCCCTACTCATGTCTACAGCGATGAAAGTTTGGGCAGGGGAAGTTATCACCTATGGCTTATCTGGCGGCGATATCCAAGGGCGACTAGTTGATAACGAAACTGTCGAAGTAGCGGGAATTAGGCTACCCCTTCCTCTTCCTGGGCGTCATAATGCAGTTAATTTCTTGGCAACTTTAGCAGTAGCCAGAGTAGTCGGAATTGATTGGTCATCCCTACAAGCTGGGGTGACGGTAAATATGCCCACAGGCCGATCGCAGCGGTTTGTATTATCTAATGATGTGGTAATTTTAGATGAGACTTATAATGCTGCACCAGAGGCGATGTTAGCAGCATTGCAGTTGTTGGCAGACACCCCCGGAAAGCGTAAGATTGCCGTTTTGGGTGCAATGAAGGAATTAGGAGAGCGATCGCCGCAGTTGCATCAGCGAGTCGGAGAAACAGTCCGCAATTTGCAATTAGACGGCTTGTTGATTTTAGTAGATGGACAGGATGCAGAAGCGATCGCTAAAAGTGCCGAAGGTATCCCCTCTGAGTGTTTTGCAACTCATGCAGAGTTAGTCACCAGATTAAAAACATTTGTGCAAGCAGGCGATCGCTTACTTTTCAAAGCCGCCCATTCAGTGGGACTCGATCGCGTTGTCAATCAGTTTCGGGCCGAATTTTCTGGCTAA
- a CDS encoding fasciclin domain-containing protein has protein sequence MADIVDIAASADAFKTLVIAVQAAGLVETLKSPGPFTVFAPNDDAFAKLPPGTIQTLVQNIPQLTRILKYHVVPGRLLQEDLAKLGTVVSVEGSPIKIDCSDGFEVKNATVLAADIEADNGVIHVIDTVILMG, from the coding sequence ATGGCTGATATTGTTGATATTGCAGCTTCTGCTGACGCTTTTAAAACTCTAGTGATAGCTGTGCAAGCTGCTGGTTTAGTAGAAACATTAAAAAGTCCTGGGCCGTTTACTGTCTTTGCGCCAAATGATGATGCTTTTGCTAAGTTACCTCCAGGAACCATCCAAACTCTAGTACAGAATATTCCTCAGTTAACGAGGATTTTAAAATATCATGTTGTGCCAGGAAGATTGCTACAAGAGGATTTAGCAAAACTGGGTACTGTAGTTTCTGTTGAAGGTTCACCCATTAAAATTGATTGCTCTGATGGTTTTGAAGTCAAAAATGCCACAGTTTTAGCCGCTGATATCGAAGCTGATAATGGCGTAATTCATGTAATTGATACAGTAATTTTAATGGGCTAA